Sequence from the Cucumis sativus cultivar 9930 chromosome 1, Cucumber_9930_V3, whole genome shotgun sequence genome:
GCAATCTCATCTCATTATCATTACAATAatgtcaaataataaaaatcgaAAGATGTGAAAGGAAAAGGCAATATATAAATGACGCCTTTGCAAGTTCGCAGGCACCATTTAAGAACCCAACAAAGGACTAACATATTTTGctattgaacttttttttttaatttgtttaaattgaaGTTAGAATTGTTGTAAATATATACAACTAATTGaagttagagaaaaaaaaaaactaaattaaaatattattataaatatttataaatattgcaCAATTTTATCTTTGTACAATCTAGATAGATATGTATTACACACAAGAgaacattaatttaattatattgacTAATAATATGCTTATgctcaaataaattattcttagTTAGCTCTCCGATTCTACAAGACATGCTTcccatttcttctctttttcttctttaattaacAACACCATTAATTACAACtgttgtttataatttaaatatgtaatattatttattaatatcatAGGACTATGCTTATAAATAACCTCTCCTTCATTCTATCATTACTATCAAAATCATGGGGAATAAACCTTTGGCAATTCTTCTCTTGATCATCTCTATCTTCCTTCCTCTTTGCTTTTCACTTCCATTGATCCAAGTTTCTCCATTTGCATTTCTGAATGACCTCCAAGGATGCAAGAAAGGTGATAATGTCAAAGGCATATCCAAGCTTAAGAACTTTTTCCGTTATTATGGTTATTTAAACCATCAAATCAATGCCACTGGTCATTTGATCGACATTGATGCCAACGACATCTTTGATGATCGCTTGGAGTCTGCCATCAAAACCTACCAACAATACTTCCATCTAAACCCTACTGGATCGCTGAATGCCGAGACGTTATCCCAACTTGCAACACCTCGGTGTGGCAATCCAGATATCATTAATGAAACCACTGGTAGAATGCTATCAGAAGATATCGACAACGTTAGTAGTCATGATCACCATCACCTTCCCCATGCTGTATCACATTATGCTTTCTTCCCAGGAAGGCTTAGGTGGCCATCTACCAAATATCGCCTCACATATGCATTTCTTCCTGGCACTCGTGCAGATGCAAAAGCACCAGTGGCACGTGCGTTTGCAACATGGGCTCGAAACACACATTTTAAGTTTACTTTGGTCACAAACTATAGAAGAGCTGATTTGAAGATAGGATTTTATAGAGGAAACCATGGAGATGGGTACCCATTTGACGGGCCGGGAGGAACTTTGGCACATGCTTTTGCTCCAACTGATGGGAGATTTCATTATGATTCAACAGAGAAATGGGCAGTTGGGGCAGTGAGAGGGAGATATGATTTGCAGACAGTGGCTTTGCATGAGATTGGACATCTTCTTGGACTTGGGCATAGCACAGTTAAAAATGCTATAATGTATCCTTATATAAAATCTGGGTCCACTAAGGGTTTGAATGTTGATGACATTAAAGGGATCAAGGTTTTATACAACAGACGTTAGCCTAATTCAGAAGTCTTTTCAACAAAAGTTCTACAGTGTGTTGCAAGTTTAAATAACCAGAATGATACTCGGGTGCAAACTAGACTGTATCTATGAAATCAAGAAAGTCTACTACATAACAACTTGTTATTAGATGATAAGGTGAACTATAAGATTGATAGGTGCAACCTGGGATGCAtgtaagtatttttctttttttttgataCAATATTTGTCTACGTGCACAAGTTTCTTTCTTAAGTCCATCATTTTTCTATCTCATATACATCTAAgtgtattaatttaattttacctACTTATGTGATGATCTATAGTAGTGTTGTATTTAATTTGAcaatattttcaatgtttttgtGGGGTTGTTTTTCATTTACCTATTTCACATGAGTTTCAAACCATTatattgtttgaaaactttatattattaactaATGAATATCTTATTTTACACCTGATTGCTTCAATATTCGAAGCAACAATTCTATCAAATAAatggaataattttttatcaatttgacTACATTATCATTGAAAAGAGATTCCTCACATTGAGAAAGTGAGAAATTActacaatatttcaaaatccTATTCTAATATagagattttttaaatcattaactacatatatttttcttgagaACAAATATTGGAGTCCCAAATAATTTGACCTtacacaatattttaaaaaatcgaaCGTTCAAATTTTTGaaccaaacaaatatataatttgaaagaagaattttcattaaaccaaattttatcaaagtttttaaacaaattactttgacaaatttttaattaaaaattaaataggagttaaaaagatgaataataaaccaaaaaaaaaaaaaatcaaacatgcATCATACTAAATTaagcaaatataaaaagtacaaCATTTTAACTCATTTGAGAACGAATGTTAAGACTTcgaaaaaataatcaatcttCTCACTTTAAGAATCTAACGAAGTAGACTtacacatatttttaaattatatttgtcgacttcttttttaaaaagaaaaacaattaattacaattatgGAGATTAATACGGCAAAGTAGtctaaattttatcaaacataacaatcaaaataatgggaagatttcaacaaataaatgagttaagacaataaaatcaaaatatataatgtggGATGATATACtaattgaattgataattaaactaaatgcATCAAACAACAACCAgaaagtaaatattaaaaattaaatgatcatcaaaataagaattaatgaatagaaagaaaaaaaactacttaccaaaaacaaatgttataaaaaattttgctatttttaaaaatgccctATAactatattagaaaaaaaaaacctgtaaataaataaataaagataaatccATTTTTCCAACCCTTAATTATACTTTCCCTTTTACACATTTcacaaaaatttaagaaatttcattCTCTCCGATATGTATTTTACTCAAGGGTGTTCAAATAGCTCGAGAACTTGAACAATGGAGATTATGAAATCCAAATTGTAAGGAATGGATTGGAttgtgttaaattttttatgtttttttcggGTTGTGAGTTGGGTTCGGGTtaggtttttaaaaatccGAGTTGATCTAACCGAACtcgaatttataatattattaaaatatatcttacaatttataaatattataattcaaatatattattactaAGTTTTTTGAGTTTGTAATAGATATGTTTTGTCCACGCGTTCTGACTTCTCATAACATCAtttcttataaacaatttataaCAAGAGTTACTTCTCAACAAacgttatttttttttagaagaaaatgaaatcgcACCAAATGACAAACTTATAGCTTTATTTGTGAGTAATATCAAGAGAAGATCATTTgacattctttttcaaaatcagaGTCAATTGGTAATTTGGACCCAACTTTTAAGTCATCCATAAAAGAATttccaatcttttttttttggggttaatttattttggatgAAGTGACCTATTTTCAATAGGTCAAAGCACTGATGAATATTTAAGGAATATATTactgaaaatattgatttacttcttaggttaattaattaatattgaatcATGTTATCATTATTATCACTATAGGTTAGAGAGCATTATTTGGAGAAAGATAAGACCATAGATTATGGAACAGCCGCCCAAAGCGTAGGGATAATGATTTGGAGAATAATGCTtcacttattaaaataaaaaggagaattattatttgttttaagtcAATGAATATGATAAGTAAACGTATTGTGTTATTGTgatgtcaattaatttaaGGAAAATTAATTCTCCAAATGTTTGAGGAATCTCAAACCCTCCTAGAAAAGGTTTTCTTCAAAACCACCAATTTGCAAGCCAACGCTTGATGAACGATGGAAGCCTCACagcaaaattgaaagaattgTGTAATCACATTATAATTGCAAGTTTCACAATTGAAATCACAATTGAAAATGCTTGAAaatcaaaaaaacaaagtgcTGCAAGTGCTCGATCATCACCATGCCCAATTGCAAGCTAATTCGATCTCATTAAAGCAAACATAAACTAGAGATAACCTTGGTGCAAAACCACAAGAATGTGTCTCAATCACAGAAATgcaacaaataatatataagaaGTAAACATCGCCACAAAAAATCCACCCAAGTTTTGATACATACTAATAAGAACTACCCAGAAAAATTGATTCAAATGGTTGGTAAACTAACATCAACATCTATTCTTCtgcacaaataaaaaaacacacattttCCAATGCCACTAATCCCCTATTAAAGGATTTACCGATTGTATCTTTGTACGAAGGGAGAATTCTTCACCTCTTCCTTAGAAAATTCAGTAGTCATCTCGGTAAGTAAGGGTTCGTTTGATAACGTTTTTGTTCTCTGTTTCatgtttctgtttttattttttaagaaacggAGATGTTTGGTAACgttttctgtttcttgttttaaaaaaaagtacaaatgtTTCTCCTTTTATAAGGAATTAGTGGGAAcaaaaaaagtagtttatcCCGTTCCGttctcaattatttctattagtttttttttcttttttctcaattatttctattgatttctttttctttttttttttggatttttttatttattttcttttctttttgctcaattctttttattggttttcttttctatttttttcaattatttttatatttcattttcctttttcctttttctctcctgatttcctttttcttcctcttattttcattttctttcccaaATAACCACTCTCAAggtggtttcctttttcttcctcttatctTCATAGTCTTTTCCAAATAACcattctcttcctctttctctcatCGTCTTCATTGTCTTCCTCTTCGCCTCACATTGTCTTCCTCTACACGACACCTTCCTCTTTGCTGGATTTAggttttcctcttcctctttgcGTGAATTGTGTTTTTGCTGTGGGTTTCACCGAATTTATGAGTTTTTGctagatttttgttttagccGTGAATTTTTGTCGTGGGTTTCGGTCCTCCTTTTCATTGTGGGTTTTCGTCTTCCTCTCGTCGGTTTTGTCCTTCATATCCCAATCTTCATCTCGTTCTCCATAAGATTAAAAGAAGACTTTCCTATCTaggtttgataattttattttttttatgtttaatggggaacatatttttgtttgatgtttaattgaattaaatgtgaataaaataaaaaacgaatctcaaagaaaatcaataaacaagACACAGTTAACAaaccattttttgtttctgtttctttttttttcaaacaagaaacaaaaatagttatcaaacacatttttgtttcttgttctaaaaaaagaaggaacagGAAACTGGAAAACTAGGAACAAGAAACAGGAAATGAGAACGTTACCTAAGAGGCCGGTTATGACGCACCA
This genomic interval carries:
- the LOC101205658 gene encoding metalloendoproteinase 3-MMP → MGNKPLAILLLIISIFLPLCFSLPLIQVSPFAFLNDLQGCKKGDNVKGISKLKNFFRYYGYLNHQINATGHLIDIDANDIFDDRLESAIKTYQQYFHLNPTGSLNAETLSQLATPRCGNPDIINETTGRMLSEDIDNVSSHDHHHLPHAVSHYAFFPGRLRWPSTKYRLTYAFLPGTRADAKAPVARAFATWARNTHFKFTLVTNYRRADLKIGFYRGNHGDGYPFDGPGGTLAHAFAPTDGRFHYDSTEKWAVGAVRGRYDLQTVALHEIGHLLGLGHSTVKNAIMYPYIKSGSTKGLNVDDIKGIKVLYNRR